In Pyrus communis chromosome 8, drPyrComm1.1, whole genome shotgun sequence, one genomic interval encodes:
- the LOC137743871 gene encoding putative nuclear RNA export factor SDE5 has product MQALNTPAASCDDKRRDLEYLLEAFSSMVSLKDIASAYCQAKCNVEMAGEILCRSHLTSSNGASSSKVKLEGASTTSLEGLESGRDVASAVHADVSTVKSIQNPFNGMDNTRTLKSKKLSASVGTVSGMIGKEYSRPRASTIEYTEVKKPLKLDWKEVPASAIWSEEVQSTTPPTNSKLHADAEEFLCKMLGEGFKLDKNVIREVLGLCGYDVQKSVENLLFISASTLEKSDDVVGLAGLKSAEKRPDQHSAHSDLSESPVGEGDGLLCQQVLQALFHVPERTDEAPKRSLPSREVKRYKYKGLKGYMVKPFIDTVVECKATVALAPQGVSGADGDDDNSYEVLRKSVKEYWITMKEYYKAAFNAFCEGDRAHSDKLLEKGHYFNKKAREADEKSAQMLIQAQSSEDDVSLDLHNHEPKEAIRLLRSQLTYLSGIPAFKHLRVIVGSNDEDTTGGARRRLIVKQLEKESIKWTEEENGRTISIQVDEIDPKSLSFSKK; this is encoded by the exons ATGCAAGCACTTAACACACCTGCTGCAAGCTGTGATGACAAGAGAAGGGACTTGGAGTATTTGCTTGAAGCATTTAGCTCAATGGTTTCTCTCAAGGACATAGCCTCCGCATACTGCCAGGCAAAGTGCAATGTAGAAATGGCCGGTGAAATTCTTTGCAGATCACATTTAACTTCCTCAAACGGTGCTAGTTCCTCAAAAGTTAAGCTTGAGGGTGCAAGCACAACTTCTTTGGAAGGCCTGGAATCTGGACGGGACGTTGCAAGTGCAGTTCATGCAGATGTGTCAACCGTCAAAAGTATTCAGAATCCCTTCAATGGAATGGACAACaccagaacattgaagtcaaaaAAACTTTCTGCTTCAGTGGGTACTGTTTCAGGGATGATTGGAAAGGAGTACAGTAGACCCAGAGCATCAACAATTGAATATACTGAAGTGAAGAAACCATTAAAACTAGATTGGAAAGAAGTGCCTGCCTCTGCGATATGGAGTGAAGAAGTCCAATCAACCACGCCACCAACAAACAGCAAACTGCATGCTGATGCTGAAGAATTTCTGTGTAAAATGCTTGGAGAGGGCTTTAAACTTGATAAGAACGTGATCCGAGAAGTTCTTG GCCTTTGTGGATATGATGTGCAGAAG AGCGTGGAGAATCTTCTTTTCATATCAGCATCAACGTTGGAGAAGTCTGATGATGTTGTCGGCTTAGCTGGTTTGAAG TCTGCAGAGAAGCGTCCGGATCAACATTCTGCCCATAG TGATTTATCTGAATCACCGGTAGGAGAAGGAGATGGGCTTCTTTGCCAACAGGTTTTACAAGCGTTGTTTCATGTTCCTGAAAGAACTGACGAAGCACCTAAAAGAAGTCTCCCATCGAGGGAAGTGAAAAGATATAAATATAAGGGACTTAAGGGATACATGGTTAAACCATTTATAGACACGGTTGTAGAATGTAAAGCTACTGTAGCACTAGCACCACAAGGAGTTTCCGGGGCAG ATGGAGATGATGATAATAGCTATGAGGTCCTACGTAAATCTGTGAAAGAATACTGGATCACAATGAAGGAATACTATAAAGCG GCTTTTAATGCATTTTGTGAGGGTGATCGTGCACATTCAGACAAACTGCTAGAGAAG GGacattattttaacaaaaaggcACGGGAAGCAGATGAAAAATCTGCTCAAATGCTTATTCAAGCTCAGAGTAG TGAGGATGATGTGTCTCTTGACTTGCATAACCACGAGCCCAAGGAAGCTATACGTCTTCTAAGATCTCAGTTAACCTATCTCTCTGGCATCCCAG cTTTCAAGCATCTTCGGGTCATAGTGGGATCGAATGATGAAGATACAACAGGAGGGGCCCGGAGACGACTG aTTGTGAAGCAACTGGAGAAGGAATCGATCAAATGGACCGAGGAGGAGAACGGGAGGACAATATCGATCCAAGTGGATGAAATTGACCCGAAAAGCTTGAGCTTCTCAAAAAAATGA
- the LOC137743734 gene encoding uncharacterized protein: MGGRGVIGDRWSMRILWACAIGSAVSLYMVAVDRQLKNRERALAEELKAMEAESGSGEVV; the protein is encoded by the exons ATGGGAGGCAGAGGAGTTATCGGGGATCGATGGTCCATGAGGATTCTCTGGGCGTGTGCAATTGGAAGTGCTGTCA GCCTATATATGGTTGCTGTGGACAGACAACTAAAGAACAGGGAACGAGCGCTGGCCGAAGAGTTAAAAGCCATGGAGGCAGAGTCAGGCAGCGGTGAGGTTGTTTGA